The sequence below is a genomic window from Deltaproteobacteria bacterium.
CAACATTTACCGCGTCGTGCAAGAAGCGCTGACGAATGTCGCTCGCCACGCCGCCGCTACTCGTATCGGCGTCTCGTTGCATCGCTCGGCGCAGCAGCTCACGCTCCACGTCGAAGACAATGGGAAAGGGTTCGACGCGACGCGCGTCTCGGACCCTCACGCGGTTGGTCTTGTGGGCATGCACGAACGCGCCCGCTTGATCGGTGGCACCCTGACCCTGCGCTCGACCCCCGGCGCGGGCGTTTCCGTGGCTCTCACCGTCCCACTGATCGCGGAAGAGTCTTTGTTACAATGACTATCAGAAAAATCCCGACAATCATTTCCGAATTTCCCCGACAGCTCGAAAGCCGCTCTCCAGGGTATGATCGCCACGATGCATTTATACGCCTCTTTCCCACGCAAACTTTGCTGCGCTGTTTTGGTTGTCCTCGCTTTCCTGCTCTTCACCGCTCCGCTATCGCAGGCGGGATGCGGATGCGATAAACCGCCGCCACTGCCAGCACCGGTGATTCCCCATGCTGCTTTTGGCAGCATGAAAATCTCTCTTTTTCACGCCGCCTTTACAGAAGGACAGTCGTGGACCGTCACGTTTCATAATGGCGCAGGAGCAAGCGCCTCTCGGAAAGCGACCGTGGTGTTAAGGCGAGACATCGGCGACACCAGCGGGCAAACCATTACGCCGCGACTTCTTCTTCCCCTTCCTGCCAATCTTCCGGTCGGTCCTACGAGCATCACCGTCTCGCGAGGAGCAACCTCATTCACTATTCCCGACACCACGTTTACGGTCATCGGCAAGCCTGTGATGGTGGCGGAAAAAACCCTCGAGTTCACGAAAGCCAACTACAAAACCGCCGTAGGCGCGGATGGCGCTCTCTATTTCAGTCTCGGTGGGCTCGCAAAAGTCTGTCAGCCCATGAAATTCAAAGCACTCATGGAGGGCAATCCACTGCGGTTCGGCGACCAAGGACACATCGACATTCTTAATACGCAAGGGTTCCTGATCGAATCGCTCTCGTGCACACCTGCGGGGTGCACGCCAGCCACGCACTATTTCCCGGATATGAACACGGGTAGCGACGAGAAGAGCGATAAAATAGAATACTGGCGTCATTCCTTCACCCAATACTGCACGGACCATCGTTCAGGAGGGGCCAAGGCGCTCGACCCGCAGGATCGCAACTGGCACAAGGACGGCACCCCACATGTGGATTACTCGGCGCTGATCTTTGCAGTCACCGGCCACTATGACGACGGCTCCACTCCCGGCACGGGTGCTACGGTTTTCGACCTTGACTTGGAAAGCGACCCGGACGATATGCAGGAGGGATGGGAAACGGAGAAAGAGGAAGAACACTCGGGGCCGCATTAATCGTCGTCTTCGCTGCGAGGCAACCCGGCACCTCGGGTCGAGAATCTCATCACCGACCATGTCTTCTTTATGGCGAGTATTCCAGACGCCGCTGCTCCTCCTGCTCGGCGCGTTTCTCTATATCGTCGCGGCCCCTCCCTACGAGTGGAGCCTTGCCGGCTGGGTGGCGCTGACCCCATTATTCCTTGTCGTCCGTGGCGCGGCGCCGCTCGCGGCTTTTGCCGCCGGCTTCGTCTATAGCTTGTTGACGTGTGCCGGTATTACCTACTGGCTCTACTTCGCCATTGCCGCCTACTTTCCTTTCTCCTCCGTCGCTGCGTTCCTGTTCACGTTGCTGAGCTATAGCGTGTTCGTCGGTGTCTATATCGGTCTGGCATCGGCAGGCGCATGTCTCTTGATGCGCAACCCACGCTCGTGGCTTTCTTGGCTGGGCGTCCCGGCCTTGTGGGTCGGTGCCGAATATGCTCGCACTTCGCTGCTCTCAGGATTCTCTTGGGAACTCTTGGGGTACACCCAGTATCGTCACCTGCCGCTGATTCAGCTTGCCGACCTGACCGGCGTCTACGGCGTCTCTTTTCTCCTGGCCTTCAGCAGTTATGTTGCGGCGGAAGCTGTCGTGTCGTTCCGTCTCTCGCCTTTCTTCTTCCGCTCCTCGCTTTCCGCTTCCCGGTTTCCCTGGCCAGCACTGAATCTTCTTCTCGGTGGCGTTGTGCTCGCCTACGTCTATGGAGCTGCGCGACTGCACCAGTACTCCGGCGGTCCTCTTGTCGCGCCGCTGTCTGTCGCCGTGGTGCGCAGCGCCACGGCGAACGCGCAGCGCTGGCAGCGCGCTTCTCATGCTGGCTCCTTGCTGCGGTACATCTCGGCCACGCGCGAGGGCGTTGCCAAGCGCCAACCGGATTTGATCGTCTGGCCGGAATTCGCCGTCACCTTCTACCTCGATCAGGAACCTGGGTTGCGTGCGCAACTAGGATGGCTGACGAACTCGGTGCGCGCCGCACTTCTCCTTGGCGCTCCGCGCATGGAGCGCATGGGAGACGTCACCCGCTATTACAACTCCGCGTACTTGCTATCTCCCAGCGCAGCAGCGGTCCAAGTCTACGATAAGATCCGGCTGGTGCCTTTCGCGGAATACCGTCCTTCCGGCTTCCCGACGTTCGCGCCGCAGACCGACGACGCCCCTAGCGAGTTCACTGCCGGACAACGAGCGACTGTGTTTTCTCTCCTGCACAGCGCCTTCGGCGTGACGATCTGTTACGAGGCGACCTATCCCACGCTATCTCGCCGCCTCGTGCAAAACGGCGCGCAATTTCTCGTCAACATCTCTAACGACACCTGGTTAACGAGCCCAGGAGACGCCGCCGCCGCGCAGCATTTTTCCATGACGGTGTTCCGTGCGGTCGAGAACAAACGCGCGCTTGTGCGCGCCGCCACCGCCGGGGTTTCGGCTTTCATCGACCCCGTCGGGCGGGTGTCACAGCGTTCCGCATCGCCGGATGGAGTGGTGTTGGGAGAGGCCACCCCGCAAAACGGACTGACGGTGTATACGCGCTATGGAGACTGGTTCGCCGCCCTGTGTCTGGGAATCGGAGCCAGCACTCTGTTCGCGGTTCGGTGGCAACCGGCGATCGACACCGCCGTAAGCGAGGAACAGGATGCTGCCGCTGTGGCGTAAAGGGTGCGCCGCCGCGTTCATCGCGTTCGCCATCGGGTTGGCGGCTACCTGCGGCATCACCAGCGCCCGGTGGGTGCACACGACCTTCCCCGGCTTCCTCGTCATGGACAATCGGGTAGTAGCGTCGGTGAGCTTACCGCACTGGCCGGTCGCTCACCGTTCTCCGAGCAGTGTCTACCAACACGTCGTGATCGCCGTGAACGGTCAACCCGTCGTATCGAGCGCCGACCTCTACGCGCTGGTCCGGCGTCTCCCGTCCGGCGTTCCGGTCACGTATACGTTGGAGAAAGACGGGCAACTCTCATCTCTCAGCTTGCCCACCGTGACGTTTCTCCTGTCGGACTACGTGCTGCTGTTTGTCGCCTATTTATTTAACGGCTTGGCCCTGGCGTTTATCGGCGTCGGCGTCTGGTTTCTCAAACCCGCCACGCCGGCCAGTCTAGCCTTGTTCCTGGGAGGGATCACGTCGGGGCTTTTTACCCTCACCGCCGCCGATCTGTATGGTCCGCATTGGTTCTTTCGCCTCCACGTTCTTGGGGAAGCGTTCTTTCCCGCCGGGTTCATTCACCTCGCCCTAGTGTTTCCAGTCGATCGGTTGCGTCGTCGCCGCGCGCTCGTGCTCGCGGTACCGTATCTCGTCGCGCTGGCACTGGGCACCGCTTACGAGCTGTGGTTGTACCATCCTTCAGCTTACTCGCTGATCCATAGTTTGTGCATGGTGTACGTCGGCGTGGGTGCCGTCATTTTCGTGGGGCGAGTCGTGCAAGATTATCTTGAAACGACATCGCTGCTCATCCGCCAGCGTATCCGTGTCGTGCTGCTGGGGTTCCTGGGCGGATTCGCGTTGCCGGCAGGTCTCATGTTCGCCTCTGGCGTGACTGGAGGCGATATCGCGGTCAACTACGCCGCATTCACCGCCTTTCTGTTTCCCTTGAGCCTCGGGTACGCCGTCGTCAAACATGATCTCTTCGACATTGACGCGTTCTTGAAACGTGGGGTCTATTACCTTGCTTTGACGGTAACGTTGGGCGGCGGCTATCTCTGCTTTCTCACGCTCCTCGACCTCGGGCTCCACTCTTCCGAGTGGGCACGCTCCCCGCTCTTTCATCTGCTTTTTACTCTCATCGTCGTCTTCTTGTTCAACCCGCTTAAAGACCACGTCCAGCACGTCATCGACCGGCTTTTCTTCCGCTTGCGCTATAATCCCCGGAAAGTGCTCGAAGTCACGAGCGCGTTTCTCGCGGCGACGCTACGGTTCGAGGACATCCTGGCGTTCCTGTGGCGCACGATCGGTGGGACGCTTGGGGTCACGCAAGGAGGCATTTTCTTGTACGACGCCAGCACCGGCACGTATGCCGCTGCCTATCCACCGCAGCATCCGCTGCTCCCGTTTCGGCTCTCCGACGCGCTTCTGCATTCTTTTCAACAAGGAAAGAAACGCGTCTTCTCTTTGTACGATCTTTCCGAGGGAGCGGAAGAGACGCTCCAGGCCAGAGACGACCTGCACCGCCTACTCGCGGCCTCTCACGCGCAACTGGCGGTCTCTCTCTTGCTCAAAGGAGAACTGCTCGGTCTGATCATCCTTGGACAGAAAGAATCCGGTAGCTTCTTCACCGCCGACGATGGCGAATTTCTCGCGACTCTGGCGAACCAGAGTGTCCTCTCCATTTCCAACGCTCGCGCCTACCAAGCCATTCAAGAGTTCAATGCCGCTTTGGAGCAGAAAGTGGACGCGCGCACGCAGGAGTTGGCGCGGACGAACGAGGAGTTGCAAGCGTTGTTACAACAGTTGGAGCAAGCGTACCGAGATTTGCAGTACAGTCAGGAAAACCTCTTGCGCGCCGAAAAAATGGCCGCGCTGGGCCGCCTGACGGCTGGCATCGCCCACGAAATGAACACCCCTCTGGGCGCTTCGCTGACTTCGCTGAAGCTCTTGCAAGACCTGGTGGTAGAATATCGCTCCTCGATCGACAATCCCCTCGTGAACGCGGGCGATCACCGCGATATCGCCGCCGAGATGTATCGGCTGGTACGCGCCACGCGCCAGTGGGTCGACAAGGCCGCAGCCCATATTCGCAGCCTCAAAACTCATACCCGCGATCTCCAACGCGACGAGTCGCGCTCGTTTTCGGTGGTGGAGGTCGTTGACGATACCGGCCTGCTCCTCTCGCACCGTCTGCGCCTCTCGCGCTGTTCGCTCCTGATCTCATGCACGGCGACGGACCCAGTGCTCTACGGCGATCCGGGGAAACTCGGTCAGGTGCTGACGAATTTGATCGTCAACGCGATCGATGCCTATGTCGGCGTGCAAGCCGGGTCTGGAGAGATCTTCGTGCACATCTCGGAAGCGGACGGTGGGTTGGAAGTCCGTGTCCGCGACCACGGCAGCGGCATTCCTCCAGACCATCTCGAACGGATTTTCGACGACTTTTTCTCGACGAAACCGCTGGGAGAAGGCACTGGCCTCGGGCTACCGATTGCGCGCACCATTATTACCAACTTCTTCGGCGGCGAGCTGTCCGTGACTTCCACACCTGGCCAAGGGAGCGAGTTTATTGTCCGGCTGCCTCGGGAGAACGCGGTGTCGATAAGTCAGCCTCAACTTTTGCAGAGTCAGATAAGCGCTAGTGCGGATTGAACGTCAAGCCGGACTGTGGCATATACAGGCCACATATCATCAAAGGAGGACAGTATGGCGACTCAGAGCACCGAAGCGGCATTGCAAGCAGTGATGGATCGCGAAGCGATTCGCACTTTACCCGTGCGTTATTGCCATTGCGTATGGCAGAAGGACCTGGACGGGTACGTGAATTTGTTTACCGACGATGGGGCGATGTCCACCAACGATCCCAGCCTACCGCGCGCGCAAGGGCGCGAGGCGTTGCGAAAGATGATCGGCGAGGGGTTGGATACGATGAAGCCACGTCCTTTTATTCACAACCATGTGGTCGAGTCGCAAGGAGCGGACCAGGCTAAAGGGACCTGTTATGTCGAAGTGCGGCTTCAGCGCGACGGAAAGCCGTGGGCGATGTCGGGGTGGTACAATGACGAATACGCCAAAGTCGGAGACGAGTGGAAGTTCAAGTCGCGTCGGATTACCGTGGATTCTTTTGCGCCGGTGAGCGGCGAGAAGTAAGGACGTTGCTGTGGGCGGCCGCAGGGCCGCCCCTATCAACAGTTTTGCCGGCCTCCCTCCGATAACTCTTCGATGAGAGTCTTCGCCTCTCGCAAATCTTTGGTATCGAATCCTTCCGTGAACCAGCCGTAAATCTCGGACAACATCTGCCGCGCTTCAGTTCGCTTGCCTTGTTGTTGCCACAGGCGGGCGAGGCTCACCGTGGCGCGGAGTTCGAGGGATTTGGCTTGCTGCTTCTGCGCGATGTCGATGGCTGTAAGGAAGCAGGCTTCGGCTTCTGCTTCCTTCTCCCTCAAGCCTACAGCCTGCAGCCTACCTCCTTCTTCCTCTGTCTTCTCCCTCAAGCCTACAGCCTGTAGCCTTAAGCCTTCCTGCGCTAGCAGGAGTTCCCCCTTGACCCGATACACCTCCGCCTCGTAGAAGCGCTCGGCATTCTTCTCCACCAGCCGCAGCGCCTCCGCAATCGTCGCTAACCCTTCCTCTAGTTGTCCTGCTCCTCCATGCCCCACGGCCAGCCAGGCGAGATAACCGGTCTTTAAGGTTTCTCCTTCTTGCGCCTCCAGACCCTGCCGTACCTGAACGATTCCCTCCGCCCATTGTTCCCGCGTGATCAGCGCTACTCCTCGCTGGACAGTGCTCCAGGCCACGTAAAAGGGAAACCCCTGCTCGCTCGCCAGCGTCACCCCCGCGTCAGCGTGCTCCTGGGCGACGCGAGCAGGCGATACAACTCTGCTTCCGGCTGGGGGATGACCTGCCGGATGAGACTCACAGGGAACTCACGCCCAATGACCGCGAGCTGTTGTAGCAAGGCTTTCTCGCCTGGAGCAAGGCGGTCGATACGGGCGGCGAGAATGCCTTGGACGGTCGGAGGAATGTGCAGGTCGGTGGGGAGGGGCACGGCGA
It includes:
- the lnt gene encoding apolipoprotein N-acyltransferase, with translation MSSLWRVFQTPLLLLLGAFLYIVAAPPYEWSLAGWVALTPLFLVVRGAAPLAAFAAGFVYSLLTCAGITYWLYFAIAAYFPFSSVAAFLFTLLSYSVFVGVYIGLASAGACLLMRNPRSWLSWLGVPALWVGAEYARTSLLSGFSWELLGYTQYRHLPLIQLADLTGVYGVSFLLAFSSYVAAEAVVSFRLSPFFFRSSLSASRFPWPALNLLLGGVVLAYVYGAARLHQYSGGPLVAPLSVAVVRSATANAQRWQRASHAGSLLRYISATREGVAKRQPDLIVWPEFAVTFYLDQEPGLRAQLGWLTNSVRAALLLGAPRMERMGDVTRYYNSAYLLSPSAAAVQVYDKIRLVPFAEYRPSGFPTFAPQTDDAPSEFTAGQRATVFSLLHSAFGVTICYEATYPTLSRRLVQNGAQFLVNISNDTWLTSPGDAAAAQHFSMTVFRAVENKRALVRAATAGVSAFIDPVGRVSQRSASPDGVVLGEATPQNGLTVYTRYGDWFAALCLGIGASTLFAVRWQPAIDTAVSEEQDAAAVA
- a CDS encoding nuclear transport factor 2 family protein, with protein sequence MATQSTEAALQAVMDREAIRTLPVRYCHCVWQKDLDGYVNLFTDDGAMSTNDPSLPRAQGREALRKMIGEGLDTMKPRPFIHNHVVESQGADQAKGTCYVEVRLQRDGKPWAMSGWYNDEYAKVGDEWKFKSRRITVDSFAPVSGEK